The Littorina saxatilis isolate snail1 linkage group LG15, US_GU_Lsax_2.0, whole genome shotgun sequence genome contains a region encoding:
- the LOC138949275 gene encoding uncharacterized protein yields MKSVLAPLILAIAVTLNVQCTSLRGTCVEMCSKNSDCPFGTLCRSNGCGHTCQTHAARRSPVRLTLDSNAESSSVCPSDPSSCSLGIAHCKTNPCSISTCSVSGAQCFDNYCGGCKADWCLNGFPISC; encoded by the exons ATGAAAAGTGTTTTGGCTCCTCTCATTTTGGCTATAGCAG TCACCCTGAACGTGCAGTGTACGTCACTGCGAGGGACGTGTGTTGAGATGTGTTCGAAGAACTCTGACTGTCCGTTCGGCACTCTCTGTCGGTCCAACGGCTGTGGTCACACATGCCAGACGCATGCCGCCCGGAGATCACCCGTCAGAC TGACTTTGGACTCCAATGCAGAGAGCTCTTCTGTTTGTCCGTCAGACCCAA gcTCCTGTTCTCTGGGAATCGCTCACTGCAAAACCAATCCTTGTTCTATTTCTACCTGCAGTGTTTCTGGTGCCCAGTGCTT TGATAACTACTGTGGCGGATGTAAGGCCGATTGGTGTCTGAACGGCTTTCCTATCTCCTGTTGA